One genomic window of Halobellus limi includes the following:
- a CDS encoding tyrosine-type recombinase/integrase: MLTEPFDEEDGRRVWLSDQEVDQLLERVADRQRRIAFALGARCGLRSHEVLDVAPAHVVDSDVGTMLRVVDGKGNKPRETPMPATLAESIRTVGDVRDADVDEPIIDRSTRTLRRWVTNTADLLAEETDDERWTYLSFHDLRRTWAGALANDDVDEQVALLWGGWNDLETFLNHYRGEASPAAQRRERGKVDWL, from the coding sequence ATGCTCACTGAACCATTCGACGAAGAGGACGGCCGGCGGGTATGGCTCTCCGACCAGGAAGTCGACCAGCTCCTCGAGCGCGTCGCCGATCGGCAGCGCCGGATCGCCTTCGCTCTGGGGGCGCGCTGCGGGCTCCGGTCGCACGAGGTCCTCGACGTCGCGCCCGCCCATGTCGTCGACTCCGACGTCGGAACGATGCTCCGAGTCGTCGACGGGAAAGGAAACAAGCCGCGGGAGACTCCGATGCCGGCGACGCTCGCCGAGTCGATCCGCACCGTCGGTGACGTTCGCGACGCCGACGTCGACGAGCCGATCATCGACCGCTCGACGAGAACACTTCGTCGATGGGTCACCAATACGGCCGACCTTCTCGCCGAAGAGACCGACGATGAGCGCTGGACCTACCTGAGTTTCCACGACCTCCGTCGAACCTGGGCCGGCGCGCTCGCGAACGATGACGTCGACGAACAGGTCGCGCTGCTCTGGGGCGGCTGGAACGACCTCGAGACCTTCCTGAACCACTACCGCGGCGAAGCGTCGCCCGCCGCGCAGCGGCGCGAGCGCGGAAAAGTCGACTGGCTCTAG
- a CDS encoding helix-turn-helix domain-containing protein, with the protein MRYSGDWMVLADDRILEYIRENGSGRPTAMAESGYVRYSRQYIHTRCKNLVEHGLLKHLGNGVYVITERGERYLDGEIDTSEDAPDEVDAGDVSVGEPEPDENQA; encoded by the coding sequence ATGCGCTACTCGGGCGACTGGATGGTGCTCGCTGATGACCGGATACTCGAATATATTCGTGAAAATGGATCCGGCCGCCCAACTGCGATGGCAGAAAGCGGTTATGTTCGATACTCTCGGCAGTATATTCACACCCGATGCAAGAATCTCGTCGAGCACGGGCTGCTCAAGCATTTAGGAAATGGTGTGTACGTCATCACCGAGCGCGGAGAGAGGTACCTAGACGGCGAGATCGACACCTCAGAAGACGCGCCGGACGAGGTCGACGCCGGCGACGTGAGTGTGGGAGAACCGGAGCCCGACGAGAACCAGGCCTGA
- a CDS encoding phosphopantetheine adenylyltransferase, with protein sequence MHVALGGTFDPVHDGHLALFERAFELGDVTVGLTSDELAPKTRHVDRYVRSFEDRKQDLVDELEPLAEKYDREFTVRRLDEPTGIATEPQFDVLIVSPETRDGGERINEIRRERGYEPLDIEVVDHVTAADGDRISSTRIVRGEIDRHGNLTPDREGRGPTRPTE encoded by the coding sequence ATGCACGTCGCGCTGGGCGGGACGTTCGACCCGGTACACGACGGCCACCTCGCGCTCTTCGAGCGGGCCTTCGAGTTGGGGGACGTCACCGTCGGACTGACCAGCGACGAACTCGCGCCGAAGACCCGTCACGTGGACCGGTACGTCAGATCGTTCGAGGACCGAAAACAGGATCTCGTCGACGAACTCGAACCGCTCGCGGAAAAGTACGACCGGGAGTTCACGGTACGCCGGCTGGACGAACCGACCGGCATCGCCACCGAGCCCCAGTTCGACGTACTCATCGTCTCGCCGGAGACCCGCGACGGGGGCGAACGGATCAACGAGATCCGCCGAGAGCGTGGGTACGAGCCGCTCGACATCGAAGTCGTCGACCACGTGACGGCGGCCGACGGAGATCGGATCTCGTCGACGCGAATCGTTCGCGGTGAGATCGACCGACACGGGAACCTCACGCCGGATCGCGAGGGGCGCGGCCCCACGCGTCCGACCGAATAG
- a CDS encoding HNH endonuclease has translation MSSDPDAPDSDLVRSAEKAVDQDEALRRARQSARTLRAWSEVAGEDPTDVLEEIGSDPEVATDGGMRSFTVGPRVEFSLDHYPRIRVSEGGREWYVYLHRLTAFAHGELDALDDERHVHHVDGDRWNNAPENLEAVASHEHDELHEHTVIADGGIEMDVANVDVEAFAEDKTISEDGLRMEIDLYRRVQLAVNEDDVDPREVQAAVESLADDLQDVADVPDEWILEGRFGLQQCDLEDPGLTDRIVGWFR, from the coding sequence ATGTCCAGTGACCCAGACGCCCCCGACTCTGATCTAGTCCGGTCAGCCGAAAAAGCCGTCGACCAGGACGAAGCCCTCCGGCGCGCCCGACAGAGCGCCCGGACGCTTCGCGCCTGGTCGGAGGTCGCCGGCGAGGATCCGACCGACGTCCTCGAGGAGATCGGGAGCGATCCCGAGGTCGCGACCGACGGCGGGATGCGCTCTTTCACGGTCGGCCCGCGCGTCGAGTTCTCGCTAGATCACTACCCGCGGATCCGCGTCTCGGAAGGAGGGCGCGAGTGGTACGTCTACCTTCACCGACTCACCGCGTTCGCACACGGTGAGCTCGACGCGCTCGACGACGAGCGTCACGTTCACCACGTCGACGGGGACCGGTGGAACAACGCGCCGGAGAACCTGGAAGCCGTCGCGTCTCACGAGCACGACGAGCTCCACGAGCACACCGTCATCGCCGACGGCGGTATCGAGATGGACGTCGCGAACGTCGACGTCGAAGCATTCGCTGAGGACAAGACAATCAGCGAAGACGGCCTCCGGATGGAGATCGACCTGTACCGCCGCGTGCAACTGGCGGTCAACGAGGACGACGTTGATCCACGCGAAGTACAAGCCGCCGTCGAATCGCTCGCCGACGACCTCCAGGACGTCGCCGACGTTCCTGACGAGTGGATCCTTGAGGGGCGCTTCGGCCTTCAGCAGTGCGATCTCGAGGACCCGGGACTTACCGATCGAATCGTGGGGTGGTTCCGGTGA
- a CDS encoding tyrosine-type recombinase/integrase → MSERNRRDPGALSPREAVERYLRRRKSDATEASVTTWRYRLKLFVEWCDDVGIERVDEIGRLDLDEYFGVRSDAVAPATLEGEMWTLRMFVDFLEDLGAVDDGFAEAVRIPDVDEDDRSNEVRLDAAAALPLLEYYREGHRRASREHVFLELAWVTGARQGGLRALDVRDAYLDEDYVDFVHRPGTGTPLKNKSRGERPVALPHDTTIVLEEWIDENRPDVRDDHGRAPLLASAAGRPVAGTVRSWSYVATIPCLHSACPHGRDRATCEWAHYKHASKCPSSRSPHQIRTGSITWQLDIGIPPEVVANRVNSSVSTIEQHYDVADPRERMEERRRHHINRKIDL, encoded by the coding sequence ATGTCCGAGCGTAACCGCCGCGATCCCGGCGCGCTCTCTCCGAGAGAGGCCGTCGAGCGCTATCTGAGACGTCGTAAGTCCGACGCGACTGAGGCGAGCGTGACGACATGGCGTTACCGGCTCAAGCTCTTCGTCGAGTGGTGCGACGACGTCGGCATCGAGCGCGTCGACGAGATCGGCCGACTCGACTTAGACGAGTACTTCGGTGTTCGGAGTGACGCCGTCGCGCCGGCGACGCTCGAGGGCGAGATGTGGACCCTCCGGATGTTCGTCGACTTCCTCGAGGACCTCGGTGCCGTCGACGACGGGTTCGCCGAGGCCGTCCGGATCCCGGACGTCGACGAGGATGATCGGAGCAACGAGGTCCGACTCGATGCCGCGGCAGCGCTGCCGCTACTCGAGTACTACCGAGAGGGCCACCGGCGCGCCTCTCGCGAACACGTTTTCCTCGAGCTCGCGTGGGTCACCGGAGCCCGCCAGGGCGGACTTCGCGCGCTCGACGTCCGCGACGCCTATCTCGACGAGGACTACGTCGACTTCGTTCACCGACCGGGCACCGGGACGCCGTTGAAGAACAAGTCCCGCGGCGAGCGCCCGGTCGCACTCCCGCACGATACGACGATCGTCCTCGAGGAGTGGATCGACGAGAACCGTCCCGACGTTCGCGACGACCACGGGCGCGCGCCGCTGCTCGCGAGCGCGGCCGGACGACCGGTCGCGGGGACCGTCCGCTCTTGGAGCTACGTCGCGACGATCCCGTGTCTACACAGCGCGTGTCCGCACGGTCGCGATCGCGCCACGTGCGAGTGGGCGCACTACAAGCACGCATCGAAGTGTCCCTCCTCGAGGAGCCCGCACCAGATCCGTACCGGGTCGATCACGTGGCAGCTCGATATCGGGATCCCGCCGGAGGTCGTCGCGAATCGAGTCAACTCCTCAGTATCGACTATCGAACAACACTACGACGTCGCGGATCCGCGCGAGCGGATGGAAGAGCGACGTCGGCACCACATTAATAGGAAGATAGACCTATGA
- a CDS encoding ribbon-helix-helix domain-containing protein, whose product MAQRSLSVTISMPLEMDETIDEEAEKHGMSYSKYVRQALRESVGTPFECEKEMLSVDESTQSNRNEGAA is encoded by the coding sequence ATGGCTCAGAGAAGCCTATCGGTGACCATCTCAATGCCACTTGAGATGGACGAAACGATCGATGAAGAGGCTGAGAAACACGGAATGTCGTACTCGAAGTACGTTCGGCAGGCTCTTCGCGAAAGCGTTGGCACTCCGTTCGAGTGCGAGAAAGAGATGCTTTCGGTCGACGAAAGCACTCAGAGTAATCGGAATGAGGGGGCGGCGTGA
- a CDS encoding cation:proton antiporter domain-containing protein, with amino-acid sequence MSSSLLPVVALILVSGIGVQLLARRVEIPSVVFYLGLGILLGPEALGLVTIDTFGAGLETIVGLSVAIIVFDGAFALRFDRIREASTTSLRLVTVGALVTFLGTAGAVRVLEGATWEISLVVGALLVATGPTVITPILEVVRVREHVAAALETEGIINDVTAAIAAVVIFETMLLDDIGISGTVLAFLERAGVGVAAGLLATGLIYFLLKHELTPEGGPQTARFLVFSAAIGSFALAEAVAAEAGIAAAATAGIALGNLELPHRETIEEFARDATLIVLAFVFVSLAALIDVGAILRLGVGGILLVAVVMFVLRPLVAGIATFGVRQFNASERLFLAAIGPRGIIPASVATLFAIELATAGNQAASQVLLGTVFVVIATTDAVEAGLARQIGDALGVTPMRTIIVGGGRVGLALATRLEQRGEFVVLIEEDEKPKRAAREAGVTVYEGDGTESDTLRAAGIDEAKIVVAATEDDNINLLVCQTARTKFGVEDVYARVNDPQNMAAFEALSVTAVDGPMSTAFAIDNEIERPELANWMYDASDGHDIQEIEMTAEELVGESIRDLNDRIPGGCLIAEIGQNEDAHVPDPDEVLEYGDHLTFLGDAAAVEEAVKRFHPRD; translated from the coding sequence GTGTCCAGTAGCCTCCTCCCCGTCGTCGCGCTGATTCTCGTCTCCGGAATCGGCGTCCAGTTACTCGCGCGGCGGGTCGAGATTCCGAGCGTCGTCTTCTATCTCGGTCTGGGTATCCTCCTGGGCCCGGAGGCGCTCGGGCTCGTCACGATCGACACCTTCGGTGCCGGATTGGAGACCATCGTCGGACTCAGCGTCGCGATCATCGTATTCGACGGCGCGTTCGCGCTGCGGTTCGACCGGATCCGAGAGGCGTCGACGACGTCGCTGCGACTGGTCACGGTCGGCGCGCTCGTGACGTTCCTGGGAACGGCCGGTGCGGTCCGCGTCCTCGAGGGCGCCACCTGGGAGATCTCGCTCGTCGTCGGCGCGCTCCTGGTCGCGACCGGGCCGACGGTCATCACGCCGATCTTAGAGGTCGTCCGCGTCAGAGAACACGTCGCCGCGGCCCTGGAGACCGAGGGGATCATCAACGACGTGACCGCGGCGATCGCCGCGGTCGTGATCTTCGAGACGATGCTGCTGGACGACATCGGCATCTCGGGGACCGTCCTCGCGTTTCTGGAACGGGCGGGCGTCGGAGTCGCGGCGGGGCTCCTCGCGACCGGGCTCATCTACTTCCTCCTCAAGCACGAACTCACCCCCGAGGGCGGCCCCCAGACCGCTCGGTTTCTGGTTTTCAGCGCGGCGATCGGATCGTTCGCCCTCGCCGAAGCCGTCGCCGCCGAGGCGGGAATCGCCGCCGCGGCGACCGCCGGCATCGCGCTCGGGAACTTAGAGTTGCCTCACCGCGAGACGATCGAGGAGTTCGCCCGCGACGCGACGCTGATCGTACTGGCGTTCGTCTTCGTCTCTCTCGCGGCGCTGATCGACGTCGGCGCGATCCTTCGGCTCGGCGTCGGCGGGATTCTCCTGGTCGCCGTGGTGATGTTCGTCCTCCGGCCGCTGGTGGCCGGGATCGCGACGTTCGGAGTCAGGCAGTTCAACGCCTCCGAACGGCTGTTTCTGGCGGCGATAGGGCCCCGAGGGATCATCCCCGCGAGCGTGGCGACGCTCTTCGCGATCGAACTGGCGACGGCGGGCAATCAGGCGGCGAGCCAGGTCCTCCTCGGGACCGTCTTCGTCGTCATCGCGACTACTGATGCGGTCGAAGCGGGACTGGCACGGCAGATCGGCGACGCTCTAGGAGTGACACCAATGCGCACGATAATCGTCGGCGGGGGCCGGGTCGGCCTGGCGCTCGCCACCAGACTGGAACAGCGGGGAGAGTTCGTCGTCCTGATCGAGGAGGACGAGAAACCGAAGCGCGCAGCGAGAGAAGCGGGCGTCACGGTCTACGAGGGCGACGGGACCGAGAGCGACACCCTCCGCGCAGCAGGCATCGACGAGGCGAAGATCGTCGTCGCGGCGACGGAAGACGACAACATCAACCTCCTCGTCTGTCAGACCGCGCGCACGAAATTCGGCGTCGAAGACGTGTACGCGCGTGTGAACGATCCGCAGAATATGGCCGCCTTCGAGGCGCTCTCGGTCACCGCCGTCGACGGCCCGATGTCGACTGCCTTCGCGATCGACAACGAGATCGAGCGGCCGGAACTGGCCAACTGGATGTACGACGCCAGCGACGGCCACGACATCCAGGAGATCGAGATGACCGCCGAGGAGTTGGTCGGAGAGTCGATCCGGGACCTCAACGATCGGATCCCCGGCGGCTGCCTCATCGCCGAGATCGGGCAGAACGAGGACGCACACGTTCCTGACCCCGACGAGGTCCTTGAGTACGGGGACCACCTCACGTTCCTCGGCGACGCCGCAGCCGTCGAAGAGGCTGTCAAGCGGTTTCATCCCCGCGACTGA
- a CDS encoding tyrosine-type recombinase/integrase: protein MSVDTAGDEELDDPVGYFLQDMTYHGKSERTREAYERVLRRFEAFLADPSRNPRRIGIEPEDATHRDCMAWIHSLRHGDLADSTVATYASYLHRFYAYLSQVGAFDSNPMALVMEEMDERIDTNPSRRDVSVPAMREFLAGIAHPLDHAVVVTFLKTGIRVGELCNLDLRDVVLEAATSEARDAALAAVSNRETAPRPQLDNRGPSLYVSAEPAAGEVLAGEERTASNKRKRSTVVPVDEELETALRRWLAIRPETRSPAEPLFCSTSGSWGYRLTPDMVHHLVERHASDSGWYRSGGGAEENVTPHYFRHFFTTHLRDRTGDRGIVKYLRGDVGGDIIDTYTHNWGDRVRQTYESHIYSLY, encoded by the coding sequence ATGAGCGTCGATACCGCAGGCGACGAGGAACTCGATGATCCCGTCGGGTACTTCCTCCAGGATATGACCTACCACGGGAAGTCCGAGCGGACCCGCGAGGCATACGAACGGGTGCTTCGACGCTTCGAGGCGTTCCTCGCCGATCCGTCGCGGAACCCCCGGAGAATCGGGATCGAACCGGAAGACGCCACCCACCGGGACTGTATGGCCTGGATTCACTCGCTTCGACACGGGGACCTGGCGGACAGCACCGTCGCGACGTACGCGTCGTATCTCCATCGGTTCTACGCGTACCTGTCTCAAGTCGGTGCGTTCGACTCCAATCCGATGGCACTCGTGATGGAGGAGATGGACGAGCGGATCGACACGAACCCGTCCCGCCGAGACGTGTCAGTTCCGGCGATGAGAGAGTTCCTCGCCGGGATCGCCCATCCGCTGGATCACGCGGTCGTCGTGACGTTTCTGAAGACCGGGATCCGCGTCGGAGAACTGTGTAACCTCGACCTTCGCGATGTCGTCCTCGAAGCGGCGACGAGTGAGGCACGCGATGCAGCGCTCGCCGCTGTATCGAACCGTGAGACCGCTCCGCGGCCCCAACTCGACAACCGCGGTCCGTCACTGTACGTCTCGGCGGAACCAGCCGCCGGCGAGGTACTCGCGGGAGAGGAGCGCACGGCGTCGAACAAACGGAAGCGGTCGACGGTCGTTCCCGTCGACGAAGAGCTCGAGACGGCGTTACGCCGCTGGCTCGCGATCCGTCCGGAGACACGCTCGCCCGCGGAGCCGCTGTTTTGCAGCACGTCGGGGAGTTGGGGCTATCGGCTCACCCCCGATATGGTCCATCACCTCGTCGAACGCCACGCGAGCGACTCCGGATGGTACCGATCCGGCGGCGGCGCAGAAGAGAACGTCACCCCGCATTACTTTCGGCACTTCTTCACGACGCACCTCAGAGATCGGACCGGCGATCGCGGAATCGTCAAGTACCTCCGCGGCGACGTCGGCGGCGACATCATCGACACCTACACCCACAATTGGGGCGACAGGGTCCGTCAGACCTACGAATCTCACATTTACTCCCTGTACTGA
- a CDS encoding universal stress protein, producing MHPSHVLVPLDGSPLADDALVHALDVFDCPVTVLNVVTPADAGMSEGGILEPDEDRLGSARERAERVVDLASEQAQTVDRTVETVVETGDPAETILAYVDEHDVDHVVMGGHGGERSGVAGRLLGTVATSVVSDAPVTVTVVR from the coding sequence ATGCACCCCTCACACGTGCTCGTCCCGCTCGACGGATCGCCGCTCGCTGACGACGCACTCGTGCACGCCCTCGACGTGTTCGACTGTCCGGTGACCGTCCTGAACGTGGTGACGCCCGCCGACGCCGGGATGAGCGAAGGGGGGATCCTCGAACCCGACGAAGATCGACTCGGGAGCGCTCGCGAGCGGGCCGAACGCGTCGTCGACCTGGCGAGCGAACAGGCCCAGACGGTCGATCGAACCGTCGAGACGGTCGTCGAGACCGGCGATCCCGCCGAGACGATACTCGCGTACGTCGACGAACACGACGTCGATCACGTCGTGATGGGCGGTCACGGAGGCGAGCGAAGCGGTGTCGCCGGCCGCTTGCTCGGGACGGTGGCGACGAGCGTCGTCAGCGATGCGCCCGTGACGGTGACCGTCGTCCGCTGA
- a CDS encoding inorganic phosphate transporter, with protein MPGLLFWTLVVLATLTSLVTAWALGANSNSPPFAPAIGANAISTMRAAFLIGILAALGALTQGGAISETVGAGLIEGVQITSLAATAGLLTAAGFMAFGVYSGYPVPAAFATTGAMVGVGLSLGGDPATDTYRRIVTFWALVPPVSGGLAYLTATILRRDDIPETVGVPLLAAVVGGIIANVQLAIVPSPPEAAQSSIAGFLARQLPTPAVAGVDPAVVLVTLIAAAVSFRFIRRRTQESVDRGIRTFLVLLGSVVAFSSGGSQVGLATGPLENLYGAELGLPGVLLLALGAVGILGGAWMGAPRLLQATSREYAQLGVRRSIAALVPGFIIAQVAIALGIPISFNNIIISGVIGGGLAGGSAGVSRRKIGVTIAFWLITLVASTTIGFGLYRALAAVLGG; from the coding sequence GTGCCGGGACTCCTCTTCTGGACGCTCGTCGTACTGGCGACGCTCACGAGCCTCGTCACAGCGTGGGCGCTCGGCGCCAACAGCAACTCGCCGCCCTTCGCCCCCGCGATCGGTGCGAACGCCATCTCGACGATGCGGGCGGCGTTCCTCATCGGCATCCTCGCCGCGCTCGGTGCGCTGACTCAGGGCGGGGCCATCTCCGAGACGGTCGGGGCGGGCCTCATCGAGGGGGTCCAGATCACGTCGCTCGCGGCCACGGCCGGGCTCCTGACCGCTGCCGGATTCATGGCGTTCGGCGTCTACAGCGGCTACCCCGTCCCCGCGGCGTTCGCGACCACCGGGGCGATGGTGGGGGTGGGCCTCTCGCTCGGCGGCGATCCCGCGACCGACACCTACCGGCGGATCGTGACCTTCTGGGCGCTCGTGCCGCCTGTCTCGGGTGGCCTCGCGTACCTCACGGCGACGATCCTCCGCCGCGACGACATCCCCGAGACCGTCGGCGTTCCCCTCCTGGCGGCCGTCGTCGGCGGGATCATCGCCAACGTCCAACTGGCGATCGTCCCCTCACCGCCCGAGGCGGCACAGAGTTCGATCGCCGGTTTTCTCGCGAGACAGCTCCCGACGCCGGCCGTCGCAGGAGTCGATCCCGCAGTCGTCCTGGTGACGCTGATCGCCGCCGCAGTGAGTTTCCGGTTCATCCGCCGGCGGACGCAGGAGTCGGTCGACAGGGGGATCCGGACGTTCCTGGTCCTGCTCGGGAGCGTCGTCGCCTTCTCCAGCGGCGGCAGTCAGGTCGGGTTGGCCACCGGCCCCCTCGAAAACCTCTACGGGGCCGAACTCGGGCTCCCCGGGGTTCTCCTGCTCGCGCTCGGGGCGGTCGGCATCCTCGGCGGGGCGTGGATGGGTGCGCCCAGACTGCTCCAGGCGACCTCGCGCGAGTACGCGCAGTTGGGAGTTAGACGCTCGATCGCCGCGCTGGTCCCCGGGTTCATCATCGCCCAGGTGGCCATCGCGCTGGGCATCCCGATCTCGTTCAACAACATCATCATCTCGGGGGTCATCGGCGGCGGCCTGGCCGGCGGTTCCGCGGGCGTCTCCCGCCGGAAGATCGGCGTGACGATCGCCTTCTGGCTCATCACGCTCGTCGCCTCGACGACGATCGGCTTCGGTCTCTACAGGGCGCTGGCCGCGGTACTCGGCGGATAG
- a CDS encoding DHH family phosphoesterase, with protein sequence MSAGVTISSMSTYAILGCGSVGYAVAEDLVEEGKDVLILDKDESRVESLRDQDLNAQQTDIADTDVADAVADRDVVLILASDVEANKAAVSAIRESGGDQFIVVRASDPVSEDELADLGADVVINPSEVIADSALRSLESGELEYKARQLAEVLEGASEGLAVLTHDNPDPDSIASAVALQAIAREHGVDAVINYDGEIGHQENRAFVNLLGIELVPLSEGKPLSEYGAVALVDHMKSGDPDIDVEVDIFIDHYEPEEGIEAAFTDVRPNVSSTSTILTKYLQEFDLSPSEAVATALLYGIRSETLDFKRETTPADLTAAAYLYPFADHDTLEQVESPSMSPETLDVLAEAIQNREVQGSHLVSNAGFIRDRDALGQAAQHLLKLEGITTTAVFGIADDRIFLSARSKDIRMNIGKILQDAFSGIGETGGHSTQGDVEIPLGIFTGIETSDDNRDTLLQLTEEAVRKKLFQAMGVDSSESGNGS encoded by the coding sequence ATGAGCGCTGGGGTCACAATCTCTTCGATGTCCACCTACGCCATCCTCGGATGCGGGAGCGTCGGCTACGCGGTGGCCGAAGACCTCGTCGAGGAGGGGAAAGACGTCCTCATCCTCGACAAAGACGAGAGTCGCGTCGAATCCCTCCGCGATCAGGATCTGAACGCCCAGCAGACCGACATCGCCGACACCGACGTCGCCGACGCCGTCGCCGACCGGGACGTCGTCTTGATCCTCGCCTCGGACGTCGAGGCCAACAAGGCGGCCGTCTCGGCGATCCGCGAGAGCGGCGGCGACCAGTTCATCGTGGTCCGCGCGTCCGATCCCGTCTCCGAAGACGAACTCGCCGACCTGGGCGCGGACGTCGTCATCAACCCCTCGGAGGTCATCGCGGACTCCGCGCTGCGCTCGCTTGAGTCCGGCGAACTGGAGTACAAGGCGAGACAGCTCGCGGAGGTGCTCGAAGGGGCCTCGGAGGGACTGGCGGTGCTCACCCACGACAACCCCGATCCGGACTCGATCGCCTCGGCAGTCGCGCTGCAGGCCATCGCCCGAGAGCACGGCGTCGACGCCGTGATCAACTACGACGGCGAGATCGGCCACCAGGAGAACCGCGCGTTCGTCAACCTCCTGGGGATCGAACTCGTCCCGCTCTCGGAGGGGAAGCCCCTCTCGGAGTACGGGGCGGTCGCGCTGGTCGACCACATGAAGTCCGGAGACCCCGACATCGACGTCGAGGTCGACATCTTCATCGACCACTACGAGCCCGAAGAGGGGATCGAGGCGGCGTTCACCGACGTCCGCCCGAACGTCTCCTCGACGTCGACGATCCTCACGAAGTACCTCCAGGAGTTCGACCTCTCGCCGAGCGAGGCGGTCGCCACGGCGCTGCTCTACGGAATCCGCTCTGAGACGCTGGACTTCAAGCGGGAGACGACGCCCGCGGACCTCACCGCGGCGGCGTACCTCTACCCCTTCGCCGACCACGACACCCTCGAACAGGTCGAGTCGCCGTCGATGTCGCCGGAGACGCTGGACGTGCTCGCGGAGGCGATCCAGAACCGGGAGGTCCAGGGCAGCCACCTCGTCTCGAACGCGGGCTTCATCCGCGACCGCGACGCGCTGGGGCAGGCCGCCCAGCACCTCCTGAAACTGGAGGGCATCACGACGACGGCCGTCTTCGGGATCGCCGACGACCGGATCTTCCTCTCGGCGCGCTCGAAGGACATCCGGATGAACATCGGGAAGATCCTCCAGGACGCCTTCTCCGGAATCGGCGAGACCGGCGGCCACTCCACGCAGGGCGACGTCGAGATCCCGCTCGGCATCTTCACCGGGATCGAGACGAGCGACGACAACCGCGACACGCTCTTACAACTCACCGAGGAGGCCGTCCGAAAGAAGCTCTTTCAGGCGATGGGCGTCGACAGCTCCGAGAGTGGCAACGGGAGCTAG
- a CDS encoding DUF5805 domain-containing protein produces MAADEDTERKTVMTYVPAYQKERWSEHAEELGMSQSEFVRTMVQAGRRDFEVPSAPGRDATQTSEEPDDGASYPRGQPAESGFQNRVLDVLSESEYQSWDDLLAALTDDIESRLDETLQELQASNAVRYSGRHGGYALTPAEEQ; encoded by the coding sequence ATGGCCGCCGACGAAGACACCGAGCGGAAGACGGTGATGACGTACGTCCCGGCGTACCAGAAAGAGCGCTGGAGCGAGCACGCCGAAGAACTGGGGATGAGCCAGAGCGAGTTCGTCCGGACGATGGTCCAAGCCGGTCGACGCGACTTCGAGGTTCCATCCGCCCCCGGACGCGACGCCACGCAGACGTCCGAGGAACCGGATGATGGAGCCTCGTACCCCAGGGGTCAGCCGGCGGAAAGTGGGTTCCAGAATCGCGTCCTCGACGTGCTCTCGGAGTCGGAGTATCAGTCGTGGGACGACCTGCTCGCAGCACTGACCGACGACATCGAGAGTCGCCTCGACGAGACGCTTCAGGAGCTCCAGGCCTCGAACGCGGTCCGATACAGCGGGCGCCACGGGGGGTACGCGCTGACGCCCGCGGAGGAGCAATGA
- a CDS encoding transcription initiation factor IIB family protein translates to MYSARDRVDNEEWLTRIERAADRLSLGAEARSYASDMFLSEVPDEDRSKRAVAAASLYAGALIAGEERPQSRVADAMGVSRLSVQQHWKPILESAGFRPPSW, encoded by the coding sequence ATGTACAGCGCTCGGGACCGAGTCGACAACGAGGAGTGGCTGACCCGGATCGAGCGCGCCGCAGACCGGTTGTCCCTCGGCGCAGAGGCCCGCTCTTACGCGAGCGATATGTTCCTCTCGGAGGTCCCCGACGAGGACCGATCGAAGCGTGCCGTGGCGGCGGCGAGCCTCTACGCCGGCGCCCTCATCGCCGGCGAAGAACGGCCACAGTCCCGGGTCGCCGACGCGATGGGTGTGAGTCGGCTCAGCGTCCAGCAACACTGGAAACCGATACTCGAATCCGCGGGCTTTCGCCCGCCCTCGTGGTAA